One window of Candidatus Sulfotelmatobacter sp. genomic DNA carries:
- the rplK gene encoding 50S ribosomal protein L11, which translates to MAKRVVGKIGLALPAGKATPAPPVGPALGPYSLNIMDFCKQYNDRTKAQEGFIIPVVITVYEDRTFTFITKTPPASFLIKRALGLESGSKEPNRNKVGTLTQAQVREIAQTKMPDLNANDIDAAALIIAGTARSMGVNVEAK; encoded by the coding sequence ATGGCAAAACGAGTCGTCGGGAAGATCGGACTTGCTCTTCCCGCCGGGAAGGCGACACCTGCGCCGCCCGTCGGTCCGGCGTTGGGCCCCTATTCGCTCAACATCATGGACTTCTGCAAGCAGTACAACGACCGCACGAAGGCCCAAGAAGGCTTCATCATCCCGGTCGTGATCACGGTCTACGAAGACCGTACGTTCACGTTCATCACGAAGACGCCGCCGGCGTCGTTCTTGATCAAGCGCGCGCTCGGGCTCGAATCGGGCTCGAAGGAACCCAACCGCAACAAGGTCGGGACGCTGACGCAAGCGCAAGTCCGTGAGATCGCGCAGACCAAGATGCCCGACCTCAACGCCAACGACATCGACGCCGCCGCACTGATCATCGCCGGCACCGCCCGCTCGATGGGCGTCAACGTGGAGGCCAAGTAG
- a CDS encoding TonB-dependent receptor, with amino-acid sequence MLNGVVAASDGAPVARAIVSGGGASTRTDANGRFTLGCPAATLDVRVEHGGFRPTRILGVPCTRPLTVRLAAATLTSIGEVSTSADRVPMNLSPESIVVVDRARIDDQGAIQWNQLLDQTPGAVSAHTGTANPADPGAQTSPNLRGTLDYEKTTLIDGHPVANGSHGDYVTTFLTTYLIEDVEIAKGPGADAPLVVNGIGGSINFRTFDPTRTLTTNFDVGYDGYGGTILHGAISNTIGKLGFYLGYVDWTTSGPLDNEPTDITLPNGSTIAGIGTVGGTTSAKTAPGGAYPVPGSIGGPGSPYPKLVACCEDVGSWYDARGELAKLRYGFSSSSSLTVAFLGTHAGFDNDGAQLQQFQTVTAAGVPVDLNPTSHAPENVTEYENEPMFEGEFRTAPSPNDTLIARYYTLDIDRLSGNYADPSPTVPYSGTFFLSGSAPLTNGTSVPVAGPYSVTIPNIYTRTAEEDKLHGGSFEEDHVAGPVTLTLAIDRWSATTDAYSIGTSSSGKPTYTPTIAAGSSQTITSYLLRGAWTLDPRDDLTLANYLTTYADHVPTAFTVSGPVFATETVGHDDPRLGFTHRFTQNAIGRFAMGSTITVPNMGLVSVPNSAPVFTSSSSGSYYTDTRNAGNLLPETAWGYDLGSDVRLHTDAVLSFDAYETTLRNQFVSAVAQTGTLAPPGGGTPVPVYTTINENLAHARFDGLEASYRQDPRVGFGYVAQGALVRSYTYDVSPATYLAAGKLQNQAVIPNINYTSTGTGYNGISNKGIPYADGYGEVHYRAADGKLALLGLTYYGNNNSWNERAFTVGTAALRVPIARAASLQLTIDNLWNTYPGTAILSYQGVAVPVIGAQVGLTNALPYGPRVVRLDLHLGNAR; translated from the coding sequence ATGCTCAACGGCGTCGTCGCCGCGAGCGACGGTGCGCCGGTCGCCCGGGCGATCGTCTCGGGCGGGGGTGCCAGCACGCGCACCGACGCGAACGGACGCTTCACGCTGGGATGTCCCGCCGCGACGCTCGACGTGCGGGTCGAGCACGGCGGGTTCCGGCCGACGCGCATCCTCGGCGTGCCGTGCACGCGGCCGCTGACCGTTCGGCTCGCGGCGGCGACGCTGACGTCGATCGGCGAGGTCTCGACGAGCGCCGATCGCGTGCCGATGAACCTCTCGCCGGAGTCGATCGTGGTCGTCGACCGCGCGCGCATCGACGATCAAGGCGCGATCCAGTGGAACCAGCTGCTCGACCAGACGCCGGGCGCGGTCTCGGCACACACCGGCACCGCGAATCCCGCCGATCCGGGCGCGCAGACCTCACCGAACTTGCGCGGCACGCTCGACTACGAGAAAACGACGCTGATCGACGGACACCCGGTCGCCAACGGCAGCCACGGCGACTACGTCACCACCTTCCTGACCACGTACCTGATCGAGGACGTCGAGATCGCCAAGGGTCCGGGCGCCGACGCGCCGCTGGTCGTCAACGGCATCGGCGGCTCGATCAACTTCCGCACCTTCGATCCGACGCGCACGCTGACGACCAACTTCGACGTCGGTTACGACGGCTACGGCGGGACGATCTTGCACGGCGCGATCTCGAACACGATCGGCAAGCTCGGCTTCTATCTCGGGTACGTCGACTGGACGACGTCGGGACCGCTGGACAACGAGCCGACCGACATCACGCTGCCCAACGGCTCGACGATCGCGGGGATCGGCACCGTCGGCGGGACGACCTCGGCCAAGACCGCGCCGGGCGGCGCCTATCCGGTGCCCGGTTCGATCGGCGGCCCCGGCTCGCCGTACCCGAAGCTCGTCGCCTGCTGTGAGGACGTCGGCTCGTGGTACGACGCGCGCGGCGAGTTGGCGAAGCTGCGCTACGGCTTCTCCTCCTCCAGCTCGCTGACGGTCGCGTTCCTGGGCACGCACGCCGGGTTCGACAACGACGGCGCACAGCTGCAGCAATTCCAAACGGTCACCGCGGCCGGTGTGCCGGTCGACCTCAACCCGACCTCGCACGCACCAGAGAACGTCACCGAGTACGAGAACGAGCCGATGTTCGAAGGCGAGTTCCGCACCGCACCCTCGCCGAACGACACGCTGATCGCGCGCTACTACACGCTCGACATCGATCGTCTCTCCGGGAACTACGCCGATCCGTCGCCGACCGTGCCGTACAGCGGCACCTTCTTCCTGAGCGGCAGCGCGCCGCTGACCAACGGCACCAGCGTTCCCGTCGCCGGCCCCTACAGCGTCACGATTCCCAACATCTACACGCGCACGGCCGAAGAGGACAAGCTGCACGGCGGCTCGTTCGAAGAGGACCACGTCGCGGGCCCGGTGACGCTGACGCTCGCGATCGACCGTTGGAGCGCGACGACCGACGCCTACTCGATCGGGACCAGCAGCAGCGGCAAGCCGACGTACACGCCGACCATCGCGGCCGGCTCCTCGCAGACGATCACCTCGTACTTGCTGCGCGGCGCGTGGACGCTCGACCCGCGTGACGACCTGACGCTGGCGAACTACCTGACGACCTACGCCGACCACGTGCCGACCGCGTTCACCGTCAGCGGGCCGGTCTTCGCGACCGAGACGGTCGGTCACGACGACCCGCGCTTGGGCTTCACCCACCGCTTCACCCAGAACGCGATCGGGCGCTTCGCGATGGGCTCGACGATCACGGTCCCCAACATGGGGCTGGTCAGCGTGCCGAACTCCGCGCCGGTCTTCACCAGCTCGTCGTCCGGCTCGTACTACACCGACACCCGCAACGCCGGCAACCTATTGCCCGAAACGGCGTGGGGGTACGATCTGGGCAGCGACGTCCGGCTGCACACCGACGCGGTTCTCTCGTTCGACGCCTACGAGACGACGCTGCGCAACCAGTTCGTCTCCGCCGTCGCGCAGACGGGGACGCTGGCGCCGCCGGGCGGCGGTACGCCGGTCCCGGTCTACACGACCATCAACGAGAACCTCGCGCACGCGCGCTTCGACGGGCTCGAAGCATCGTACCGCCAGGATCCGCGCGTCGGCTTCGGCTACGTCGCGCAGGGCGCGCTGGTGCGCTCGTACACCTACGACGTCTCGCCGGCGACGTATTTGGCGGCCGGCAAGCTGCAGAACCAAGCCGTCATCCCGAACATCAACTACACCTCGACCGGTACCGGCTACAACGGCATCTCGAACAAGGGGATCCCGTACGCCGACGGCTACGGCGAAGTGCACTACCGCGCCGCCGACGGGAAACTGGCGCTGCTCGGGCTCACCTACTACGGCAACAACAACTCGTGGAACGAGCGCGCGTTCACCGTCGGCACCGCGGCGTTGCGCGTGCCGATCGCGCGCGCCGCCTCGCTGCAGCTGACGATCGACAACCTCTGGAACACCTATCCGGGGACGGCGATCCTCTCCTATCAAGGCGTGGCGGTCCCGGTCATCGGCGCGCAGGTGGGGCTGACCAACGCGCTGCCGTACGGGCCGCGCGTGGTCCGGCTCGACCTGCATCTCGGCAACGCGCGGTGA
- a CDS encoding TonB-dependent receptor has protein sequence MIAGAVTAGLLTVIVAADPGTSARGAVVRAGTARAVVGEGGRARLGLAPGTYDLTVTKPGFAPAHARVVVRTDGDRVRVALHLAPSSALRTIGAVSAAERGASNTSPVPETTVPREAYRDMSQPGLDDVLTQKPALAIDRAGRGLSADDAPPVALVRGGTPLETQTLINGVPVEPATTRALALTAIPTFVLQELEVEPGASAPLPTIDGAVNGSLNLRFAEPVPVLRALPEQGFDGRGGSFSDLTGGGALDGGQVAFGLAAAIDGENGDVAATNVLQRAALLTTRAALSPSGTLTLTGYDESDTDELDQNHFAFSEAEYRLDGAQSALLARAWHVEDERDGVAAGDPLEIATDDRLTGGQLELDRTVGGSLFSAGVTTTGDEGTAAGAIVVPAGSSQTVTTAFLRAILHAGTRWNVQLTGYDVDARTVVPGRVDDISGLAGRAGLAYRLTDRLTLRASSGAGFTPPSLVALAGVRGPLGVEAALTDDVGLDAHVIDAHTTLSADVFTQTGNDRLVEELGPDPWVDAGPFTRHGAEFSLARFVPAGFGYVLQAWTASETPSLAGSIGDVASGNTHGYAEASYHWRNGSRFSFGATYYGADPLLAQRAAVLLNSNLEIQLGRRGKIQFDLENLNNQRLAITSLAVPVLAARNAFAPAPRTFRIVIRRSVGRTGTDNG, from the coding sequence GTGATCGCCGGTGCCGTGACGGCCGGCCTATTGACCGTCATCGTCGCCGCCGATCCGGGGACGAGCGCGCGCGGCGCGGTCGTTCGCGCCGGCACCGCGCGCGCCGTCGTCGGCGAGGGCGGACGCGCGCGGCTGGGTCTGGCGCCCGGGACGTACGACCTCACGGTGACCAAGCCGGGCTTCGCGCCCGCGCACGCGCGCGTGGTGGTGCGGACCGACGGCGACCGCGTGCGCGTCGCGCTGCACCTCGCGCCCAGCTCGGCGCTGCGCACGATCGGCGCCGTCTCCGCCGCCGAGCGCGGCGCGTCGAATACCTCGCCGGTCCCCGAGACCACGGTGCCGCGCGAAGCCTACCGTGACATGAGCCAGCCCGGCCTGGACGACGTGCTCACGCAGAAGCCGGCGCTGGCGATCGATCGCGCCGGCCGCGGATTGAGCGCCGACGACGCGCCGCCGGTCGCGCTGGTGCGCGGCGGGACGCCGCTCGAGACGCAGACGCTGATCAACGGCGTCCCGGTCGAGCCCGCGACCACGCGCGCGCTGGCGCTGACCGCGATCCCGACCTTCGTGCTGCAAGAGCTCGAGGTCGAACCCGGCGCGAGCGCGCCGCTGCCGACGATCGACGGCGCGGTGAACGGCAGCCTGAACCTCCGTTTCGCGGAGCCGGTGCCGGTGTTGCGCGCGCTGCCCGAGCAAGGCTTCGACGGACGCGGCGGCAGCTTCAGCGACCTGACCGGCGGCGGCGCGCTCGACGGCGGTCAGGTCGCGTTCGGCCTCGCCGCGGCGATCGACGGCGAGAACGGCGACGTGGCGGCGACGAACGTCCTGCAGCGCGCGGCGCTGCTCACGACGCGCGCGGCGCTCTCGCCGAGCGGCACGCTCACCCTGACGGGCTACGACGAGTCCGACACCGACGAGCTCGACCAGAACCATTTCGCGTTCAGCGAGGCCGAGTACCGGCTCGACGGCGCGCAGAGCGCGCTGCTCGCGCGTGCGTGGCACGTCGAGGACGAACGCGACGGCGTGGCGGCCGGCGATCCGCTCGAGATCGCGACCGACGATCGCCTCACCGGCGGCCAGCTCGAGCTCGACCGCACCGTGGGCGGCAGCTTGTTTTCGGCCGGCGTCACGACCACCGGCGACGAGGGGACCGCCGCGGGCGCGATCGTCGTTCCCGCCGGCTCCTCGCAGACGGTGACGACCGCGTTTCTGCGCGCCATCCTGCACGCGGGCACGCGCTGGAACGTGCAGCTGACGGGCTACGACGTCGACGCGCGTACCGTGGTGCCCGGCCGCGTCGACGACATCTCCGGCCTGGCGGGCCGCGCCGGCCTCGCGTACCGCCTCACCGATCGGCTGACGCTGCGCGCGTCGAGCGGCGCCGGCTTCACGCCACCCTCACTGGTCGCGCTGGCCGGCGTGCGCGGACCGCTCGGCGTCGAGGCCGCGCTCACCGACGACGTCGGGCTCGACGCCCACGTCATCGACGCGCATACGACGCTCTCCGCCGACGTCTTCACCCAGACGGGCAACGACCGGCTGGTCGAAGAGCTCGGCCCCGATCCCTGGGTCGACGCCGGCCCGTTCACCCGGCACGGCGCCGAGTTCTCGCTGGCGCGTTTCGTGCCGGCCGGCTTCGGCTACGTGCTGCAAGCCTGGACGGCGAGCGAGACGCCCAGCCTGGCCGGCTCGATCGGCGACGTCGCCTCCGGCAACACGCACGGCTACGCGGAGGCCTCGTACCATTGGCGCAACGGCTCGCGCTTCTCGTTCGGCGCGACGTACTACGGCGCCGACCCGCTGCTGGCGCAGCGCGCGGCGGTGCTGCTCAACAGCAACCTGGAGATCCAGCTCGGCCGGCGCGGCAAGATCCAGTTCGATCTCGAGAACCTCAACAACCAGCGCCTCGCAATCACGTCGCTCGCCGTCCCGGTGCTCGCGGCTCGCAACGCGTTCGCGCCGGCGCCGCGCACGTTTCGCATCGTCATCCGCCGCTCCGTGGGCCGAACCGGCACCGACAACGGATAA
- a CDS encoding NADP-dependent oxidoreductase gives MPKAVQLSAYGGVDQLAIVEVAKPVPGPGEIVVRVVAAGTNPGEIAIREGFLKDVFPKAFPFGQGTDFAGHVDAVGAGVTAFKAGDEVLGWSEERSAQAEYVKSSAAQLIAKPPALDWFRAGSLFVVATTAVAAVRAVALKPGDVVAISGAAGGVGSLAVQLARRAGARVIGIAGDENGAFLRSVGVEQVAYGDGLAERLRAAAPHGINAFIDLFGGGYVDLAVTLGVAPERIDTIIDHTAAARVGAKTDGSAAAASRETLASAADAIAWGEIVMPLSAIYPFGMLRDAYVELARRKARGKIVLAFDAAITAPLRPPKNAPLP, from the coding sequence ATGCCCAAAGCGGTGCAGCTCTCCGCCTACGGCGGAGTCGATCAGCTCGCGATCGTCGAGGTCGCAAAGCCGGTGCCCGGGCCGGGCGAGATCGTCGTGCGCGTCGTTGCCGCAGGCACGAACCCCGGCGAGATCGCGATACGCGAAGGCTTTCTCAAGGACGTGTTTCCGAAGGCGTTCCCCTTCGGTCAGGGTACCGATTTTGCCGGGCACGTCGATGCGGTCGGAGCCGGCGTCACCGCGTTCAAAGCGGGCGACGAGGTCCTCGGTTGGTCAGAAGAGCGCTCGGCGCAAGCCGAGTACGTCAAGAGCAGCGCGGCGCAGCTGATCGCCAAGCCGCCGGCACTCGATTGGTTTCGGGCGGGCAGCTTGTTCGTGGTGGCGACGACCGCCGTCGCCGCTGTGCGCGCGGTCGCGTTGAAGCCGGGCGACGTCGTTGCGATCAGTGGTGCCGCGGGCGGCGTCGGATCGCTCGCGGTGCAGCTCGCACGACGGGCGGGCGCGCGGGTGATCGGCATCGCCGGCGACGAGAACGGAGCGTTTCTCCGTTCCGTGGGCGTCGAGCAGGTCGCGTACGGCGACGGCCTTGCGGAGCGGTTGCGAGCCGCTGCTCCGCACGGAATCAACGCGTTCATCGATCTCTTCGGCGGCGGGTACGTCGACCTCGCCGTCACCCTCGGTGTCGCGCCGGAGCGGATCGACACGATCATCGATCATACAGCGGCGGCGCGGGTGGGGGCCAAGACCGACGGGTCGGCCGCCGCGGCGTCGCGTGAGACGTTGGCGAGCGCCGCCGACGCGATCGCTTGGGGCGAGATCGTCATGCCGCTCTCGGCGATCTATCCGTTTGGCATGCTCCGCGACGCCTATGTCGAGCTCGCGCGGCGGAAAGCTCGGGGCAAGATCGTGCTCGCGTTCGACGCCGCCATCACCGCGCCGCTCCGGCCGCCGAAGAACGCCCCGCTTCCATAG